A portion of the Oryzias melastigma strain HK-1 linkage group LG1, ASM292280v2, whole genome shotgun sequence genome contains these proteins:
- the inab gene encoding internexin neuronal intermediate filament protein, alpha b, with protein sequence MSHAYEVLSSSSYRRLFGDSPRYSSSPSRTAVSASSRGGYRSSSLSRTGLSSFSSYGSKRSGRSFSAPLETFDLSQSSVLNNEFKIVRTNEKEQMQGLNDRFAMFIEKVRNLEQHNKVLETELVALRQRQAEPSRLAELYQQEIRELRSQLDELNGEKSQLLIERDSIDEDLQRLRAKYEEEFRAREEAEATLKAFKKDVDDATMVRLDLEKKVESLLDEINFLRKVHDEEVAELTDMIQAAQVSVEMEVSKPDLTSALKEIRSQYESMASKNLQSAEEWYKSKFADLSEQANRSNEAIRASREELNEFRRQLQSKTIEIESLRGTNESLEKQLREMEDRHGMEILSYQESMAELENELRTTKSEMARHLREYQDLLNVKMALDIEIAAYRKLLEGEETRIGTGITYPSPPLSAGAGQGYSYQSRIYTSSSSKSAKKESKEEDQQQQSKPAGKVSQREVYEETVVSSKKMERQQEEVPTNQKN encoded by the exons ATGAGCCACGCATATGAagttctctcctcctcctcctaccGGAGGCTTTTCGGAGATTCTCCCCGGTACTCCTCGTCTCCATCGCGCACCGCGGTGAGCGCGTCCTCACGCGGAGGGTACCGGTCCTCCTCCCTGTCCCGCACCGGTCTCTCATCCTTCAGCTCGTACGGCAGCAAACGCTCCGGCCGCTCTTTCTCCGCGCCGCTGGAGACCTTCGACCTGAGCCAGAGCAGCGTCCTCAACAATGAGTTCAAGATCGTCCGCACCAACGAGAAGGAGCAGATGCAAGGTCTCAACGACCGCTTTGCCATGTTCATCGAGAAAGTGCGCAACTTGGAGCAGCACAACAAAGTGCTGGAGACGGAGCTGGTGGCGCTGCgccagcggcaggcggagccgTCGCGCCTGGCGGAGCTGTACCAGCAGGAGATCCGAGAACTTCGCTCTCAGCTCGACGAGCTGAACGGGGAGAAGTCCCAGCTGCTGATCGAGAGGGACAGCATCGACGAAGACCTGCAGAGGCTCAGGGCCAAATACGAGGAGGAGTTCCGCGCACGGGAGGAGGCGGAGGCCACCCTCAAGGCTTTCAAGAAGGACGTGGATGACGCCACCATGGTGCGCCTGGACCTGGAGAAGAAGGTCGAGTCTCTTCTGGATGAGATCAACTTCCTCCGAAAGGTGCACGACGAGGAGGTGGCCGAGCTGACAGACATGATCCAGGCCGCCCAGGTGTCCGTGGAGATGGAGGTGTCCAAGCCTGACCTCACCTCGGCCCTGAAGGAGATCCGCAGCCAGTACGAGTCCATGGcgtccaaaaacctgcagtccGCAGAGGAGTGGTACAAGAGCAAGTTTGCGGACCTGTCCGAGCAGGCCAACCGGAGCAACGAGGCCATCCGGGCCAGCCGCGAGGAGCTGAACGAGTTCAGGAGGCAGCTGCAGTCCAAGACCATCGAGATCGAGAGTCTGAGGGGAACCAACGAGTCCCTGGAGAAGCAGCTCCGGGAGATGGAGGACAGGCACGGCATGGAGATCCTATCCTACCAG GAAAGCATGGCTGAGCTGGAAAACGAGCTGAGGACCACCAAGAGCGAGATGGCTCGCCACCTGAGGGAATACCAGGACCTGCTGAACGTCAAGATGGCGCTGGACATCGAGATCGCAGCATACAG AAAGCTTCTAGAAGGAGAGGAGACCCGCATTGGAACAGGCATAACCTACCCCAGCCCCCCCTTAAGCGCTGGTGCTGGGCAGGGCTACAGCTACCAGAGCCGCATTTacaccagcagctccagcaagaGCGCCAAGAAAGAGAG
- the nt5c2b gene encoding cytosolic purine 5'-nucleotidase, which translates to MTTSWSDRLQNYADLPATMDGLAMKKYRREPYHRIFVNRSLAMEKIKCFGFDMDYTLAVYKSPEYESLGFELTVERLVSIGYPQELLSFVYDPSFPTRGLVFDTMYGNLLKVDAYGNILVCVHGFNFLRGPDTRERYPNKFIQRDDTERFYILNTLFNLPETYLLACLVDFFTNCDRYTSCETGFKDGDLFMSYKSMFQDVRDAVDWVHFKGTLKEKTVENMEKYVVKDAKLPLLLSRMNEVAKVFLATNSDYKYTDKIMTYLFDFPHGPQPGTPHRPWQSYFDLILVDARKPMFFGEGTVLRQVDTTTGRLKIGTYTGPLQHGIVYSGGSSDTVCDLLGAKGKDIVYIGDHIFGDILKSKKRQGWRTFLVIPELAQELHVWTDKSSLFEELQGLDVFLAELYKHLDSSSNERPDISTIQRRVKKVTHDMDMCYGMMGSLFRSGSRQTLFASQVMRYADLYAASFINLLYYPFSYLFRAAHVLMPHESTVEHAHVDIDMESPLATRNRTHCSDCKELESKRHQLTRSFSEIKPPNLFPQTPQEITHCHDEDDDEEEEEEE; encoded by the exons ATGACTACTTCATGGAGTGACAGACTGCAGAACTATGCAGACTTGCCTGCCACCATGGACGGCCTGGCCATGAAGAAGTACAGGAGGGAGCCTTACCACAG GATCTTCGTCAACAGGAGTTTGGCGATGGAGAAGATCAAGTGTTTCGGCTTTGACATGGATTACACCTTAGCAG TGTACAAGTCACCTGAATACGAGTCTCTGGGCTTTGAGCTGACGGTGGAGCGGCTGGTCTCCATCGGTTATCCCCAGGAGCTGCTCAGCTTTGTCTACGATCCGTCCTTTCCCACCAG GGGCTTGGTGTTCGACACCATGTACGGGAACTTGCTGAAAGTGGACGCTTACGGGAACATCCTGGTTTGTGTCCACGGTTTTAACTTCCTCCGAGG GCCCGACACCCGTGAGCGGTACCCGAACAAGTTCATTCAGAGGGACGACACCGAGCGCTTCTACATCCTCAACACGCTCTTCAACCTCCCAG AAACCTACCTGTTGGCCTGCCTCGTGGATTTCTTCACCAACTGTGACAGATACACAAG CTGTGAAACCGGCTTCAAAGATGGCGACCTCTTCATGTCCTACAAGAGCATGTTCCAGGACGTCCGCGACGCCGTCGACTGGGTCCACTTCAAG GGAACGCTGAAGGAGAAGAcggtggagaacatggagaaGTACGTTGTGAAAGAT GCCAAGCTGCCCCTTCTCCTGAGCAGAATGAACGAGGTCGCCAAGGTTTTCTTGGCGACCAACAGCGACTACAAGTACACGGAT AAAATCATGACTTACCTGTTTGACTTCCCCCATGGCCCACAG CCTGGCACCCCCCACCGCCCCTGGCAGTCGTACTTTGATCTGATCCTGGTGGACGCCAGGAAGCCCATGTTCTTTGGGGAGGGGACGGTGCTCCGTCAGGTGGACACG ACTACGGGTCGTCTAAAAATAGGAACCTACACCGGACCTCTGCAGCATGGGATAGTGTACTCTGGAG GCTCCTCAGACACTGTGTGTGACTTGCTGGGGGCCAAAGGGAAGGACATCGTCTACATCGGGGACCACATCTTTGGAGACATCCTGAAGTCCAAGAAACGTCAGGGCTGGAGAACATTCCTGGTGATCCCTGAGCTGGCCCAGGAGCTGCACGTGTGGACCGACAAGAGCT CTTTATTTGAGGAGCTGCAGGGCCTGGACGTTTTCCTGGCAGAACTCTACAA acatCTGGACAGCAGCAGCAACGAGAGGCCAGACATCAGCACCATTCAGAGGAGAGTGAAG AAAGTCACTCACGACATGGACATGTGCTACGGCATGATGGGAAGCCTTTTCCGCAGCGGCTCTCGACAGACGCTGTTCGCCTCCCAGGTGATGCGTTACGCCGACCTGTACGCCGCCTCCTTCATCAACCTGCTGTACTACCCCTTCAGCTACCTGTTCAGAGCCGCGCACGTGCTG ATGCCACATGAGTCAACGGTCGAGCACGCGCACGTGGACATTGACATGGAGTCTCCACTCGCCACACGAAACCGCACCCACTGCAGCGACTGCAAGGAGCTGGAGAGCAAACGCCACCAGCTGACCCGCTCCTTCAGCGAGATCAAGCCCCCCAACCTGTTCCCCCAAACGCCCCAGGAGATCACCCACTGCCACGATGAGGATgatgacgaggaggaggaagaggaggagtaa